One window of Paenibacillus albicereus genomic DNA carries:
- a CDS encoding iron-sulfur cluster assembly accessory protein encodes MNCKITRNAAKILKAELDKPEHEGKFLRVYITHAHGDHAHYGLGIDDRSDKDELVSTDKEIDVLLEKGVELLDGVKVDYLYSPEEGFVVTNPAKGNHGDH; translated from the coding sequence ATGAACTGCAAGATTACCCGCAATGCCGCCAAGATCCTCAAGGCAGAGCTGGACAAGCCCGAGCACGAAGGCAAGTTCCTGCGCGTCTACATCACGCATGCGCACGGCGACCATGCGCACTACGGACTCGGCATCGACGACCGCAGCGACAAGGACGAGCTCGTCTCCACCGACAAGGAGATCGACGTGCTGCTCGAGAAGGGCGTCGAGCTGCTCGACGGCGTGAAGGTCGACTACCTGTATTCTCCGGAGGAGGGCTTCGTCGTGACGAATCCCGCCAAGGGCAACCACGGTGACCACTGA
- a CDS encoding AraC family transcriptional regulator yields the protein METTIMPDHYSFQVWDNPSAASAGELSVLFSGQGSPLPGHRTGPGIHDYALIHTITSGHGCFRWKNTEYRLQAGDTFVIFPGELFFYEADGNEPWTYQWVAFRGYAVLPLLAAAGLDPSSPVVAGRGCGEAALLYSRLREALAGGSSAALSDLEAGGWLRLLLCELARLQPERVRPPARSSDAAMRQIDQAVRWLQTHYAEPVSIQDLARRLGYHRTHLSKLFRAFTGLSPMQYLGQLRMSQAKDLLATDLTIEQVAASCGYSDPLYFSRHFRRSFGLSPTAYRQGLE from the coding sequence ATGGAGACGACCATTATGCCCGACCACTATTCCTTTCAGGTGTGGGACAATCCGAGCGCAGCATCGGCGGGCGAGCTGTCCGTGCTGTTCAGCGGCCAAGGCAGCCCTTTGCCAGGACATCGCACCGGACCCGGCATCCACGACTACGCGCTGATCCACACGATTACGAGCGGACACGGATGCTTCCGCTGGAAAAATACGGAGTACCGCCTGCAAGCGGGCGATACGTTCGTCATCTTCCCGGGCGAGCTGTTCTTTTATGAGGCCGACGGGAACGAGCCTTGGACGTATCAATGGGTCGCCTTCCGCGGCTATGCCGTTCTGCCTCTGCTGGCGGCCGCCGGACTGGACCCGTCGAGCCCCGTGGTGGCCGGACGAGGCTGCGGCGAGGCGGCCCTGCTGTACAGCCGGCTGCGCGAGGCGCTGGCGGGCGGCAGCAGCGCGGCGTTGTCCGATCTGGAGGCGGGCGGCTGGCTGCGGCTGCTGCTGTGCGAGCTGGCGCGGCTTCAGCCGGAGCGCGTGCGGCCCCCTGCCCGCTCATCGGACGCGGCGATGCGCCAGATCGATCAGGCGGTGCGCTGGCTGCAGACGCATTATGCCGAGCCGGTGTCCATTCAGGACCTGGCGCGGCGCCTCGGCTACCACCGCACGCATCTGTCCAAGCTGTTCCGCGCGTTCACTGGCCTTTCGCCGATGCAGTATCTGGGACAGCTGCGGATGAGCCAGGCCAAGGATCTGCTCGCCACCGACCTGACGATCGAGCAGGTGGCGGCTTCGTGCGGGTACAGCGACCCGCTCTATTTCTCCCGCCATTTCCGCCGCAGCTTCGGCCTGTCGCCTACGGCTTACCGGCAGGGTCTGGAATAA
- a CDS encoding THUMP domain-containing class I SAM-dependent RNA methyltransferase, translating to MQQLELIATSPMGLEAVVARELKDLGYSEVKTENGRVTFKGGLEDIARTNLWLRTSDRVLVKMAEFPALTFEELFEGVRAVDWPDWIPENGEFPVNGRSQKSQLSSVPACQSIVKKAVVERMKDSYGTEWFAEDGDRYVIEVSLLNDVALITLDTTGASLHKRGYRKLVTEAPLKETMAAAMVLLSRWSPSRPLYDPFCGSGTILVEAAMIGWNVAPGLRREFNSSSWDIMGQRRWELAREEAMDAVRDDVPLEIAGSDIDPEAIEVAEAAVRKAGFARDIKLQTLPIARAQPAGKYGCIITNPPYGERLGTEKEADKVIRQLGFIDAVKKDWSVFALSPSKTFEQSYGRSADKKRKLFNGRIECQLYQYLGPLPPRS from the coding sequence ATGCAACAGCTAGAACTGATCGCAACCTCTCCCATGGGCCTCGAGGCGGTCGTCGCCCGGGAGCTCAAGGACCTCGGCTACAGCGAGGTGAAGACCGAAAACGGCCGCGTCACCTTCAAAGGCGGCCTGGAGGACATCGCGCGCACGAACTTGTGGCTGCGCACGTCCGACCGCGTCCTCGTCAAGATGGCCGAATTCCCCGCCCTTACTTTCGAGGAGCTGTTCGAGGGCGTGCGCGCCGTCGACTGGCCGGACTGGATTCCCGAGAACGGCGAGTTCCCGGTGAACGGCCGCTCCCAGAAGTCGCAGCTGTCGAGCGTGCCCGCCTGCCAGTCGATCGTCAAGAAAGCGGTCGTCGAGCGCATGAAGGACAGCTACGGCACGGAATGGTTCGCCGAGGACGGCGACCGCTACGTCATCGAGGTGAGCCTGCTGAACGACGTCGCGCTCATCACGCTCGACACGACCGGGGCGAGCCTGCACAAGCGCGGCTACCGCAAGCTCGTGACCGAGGCTCCGCTCAAGGAGACGATGGCCGCGGCGATGGTGCTGCTCAGCCGCTGGAGCCCGTCGCGGCCGCTGTACGATCCGTTCTGCGGCTCCGGCACGATCCTCGTCGAAGCGGCGATGATCGGCTGGAACGTCGCTCCCGGCCTGCGTCGGGAGTTCAACAGCAGCAGCTGGGACATCATGGGCCAGCGCCGCTGGGAACTTGCCCGCGAGGAGGCGATGGACGCGGTGCGCGACGACGTCCCGCTCGAGATCGCCGGCTCCGACATCGACCCGGAGGCGATCGAGGTGGCCGAGGCGGCCGTGCGCAAGGCCGGCTTCGCCCGCGACATCAAGCTGCAGACGCTGCCGATCGCGCGCGCGCAGCCTGCCGGCAAGTACGGCTGCATCATTACGAACCCGCCCTACGGCGAGCGGCTCGGCACGGAGAAGGAAGCGGACAAGGTCATCCGCCAGCTCGGCTTCATCGACGCCGTCAAGAAGGACTGGTCCGTCTTCGCCCTCAGCCCGTCCAAGACGTTCGAGCAGAGCTACGGCCGTTCGGCGGACAAGAAGCGCAAGCTGTTCAACGGCCGCATCGAGTGCCAGCTGTACCAATATCTCGGCCCGCTGCCTCCCCGCAGCTAG
- a CDS encoding DUF1450 domain-containing protein has product MTTEALEAPLGTEGPASLNDIRICDKCKFTRVKTLLPKLQKLDPEADIKVGCKSYCGPCGKRAFVFINGRYVTAPTEDEVLEKVKPHVKK; this is encoded by the coding sequence GTGACCACTGAGGCGCTGGAAGCTCCGCTCGGGACGGAAGGTCCGGCCTCGCTGAACGACATCCGCATTTGCGACAAATGCAAGTTCACCCGCGTCAAGACGCTGCTGCCCAAGCTGCAGAAGCTGGACCCGGAGGCGGACATCAAGGTCGGCTGCAAGTCGTACTGCGGCCCATGCGGCAAGCGGGCGTTCGTCTTCATCAACGGCCGCTACGTGACCGCTCCGACCGAGGACGAGGTGCTCGAGAAGGTCAAGCCCCATGTCAAAAAATAA
- a CDS encoding M14 family metallopeptidase gives MASGRAIVRPRPYGPAELEEDLEALQRRYPELQRQPAGASVMGKRLELLRIGRGHRHVHLNASFHANEWITSLALMRWVEELLEQRSAGRDPADGLSLWLLPMVNPDGVELALGGLPEGHPYGRQLLEWNGGSADFSGWKANIRGVDLNDQFPAHWEEERRRRGQEGPGPRDYPGESPLSEPEARAAAALTERESFDVVAALHTQGEEIYWNYRGLEPACARGMAECLALAAGYAAVELADSDAGYKDWFIQRFRRPGFTIELGWGVNPLPLEQQEDILARLRPLLEELLRLAREDQA, from the coding sequence ATGGCGAGCGGCAGAGCGATCGTACGGCCGCGGCCGTACGGCCCGGCGGAGCTGGAAGAGGATCTGGAAGCGCTGCAGCGGCGCTATCCGGAGCTGCAGCGCCAGCCGGCGGGCGCGAGCGTCATGGGCAAGCGGCTGGAGCTGCTGCGGATCGGCCGAGGCCATCGGCATGTGCATCTCAACGCTTCGTTCCATGCGAACGAGTGGATCACCAGCCTGGCGCTCATGCGATGGGTCGAGGAGCTGCTGGAGCAGCGCTCGGCGGGCCGCGACCCGGCGGACGGGCTGTCGCTCTGGCTGCTGCCGATGGTCAATCCGGACGGCGTGGAGCTCGCGCTGGGCGGCTTGCCGGAGGGGCATCCGTACGGGCGCCAGCTGCTGGAGTGGAACGGGGGCAGCGCCGACTTCAGCGGGTGGAAGGCCAACATCCGCGGCGTCGATCTGAACGACCAGTTCCCGGCCCACTGGGAGGAGGAGCGCAGGCGGCGGGGCCAGGAAGGACCGGGGCCGCGCGACTATCCGGGCGAAAGCCCGCTCAGCGAGCCGGAGGCGCGCGCGGCGGCGGCGTTGACGGAGCGGGAGTCGTTCGATGTCGTCGCGGCCCTGCACACGCAAGGCGAGGAGATTTATTGGAACTATCGCGGCTTGGAGCCGGCATGCGCCAGGGGCATGGCCGAGTGTCTTGCCCTCGCCGCGGGTTATGCGGCTGTCGAGCTGGCCGACAGCGACGCCGGCTACAAGGACTGGTTCATCCAGCGGTTCCGCCGGCCGGGCTTCACGATCGAGCTCGGCTGGGGCGTGAACCCGCTGCCGCTGGAGCAGCAGGAGGACATTCTCGCCCGGCTGCGTCCGCTGCTGGAGGAGCTGCTGCGGCTGGCGCGCGAGGACCAGGCCTGA
- a CDS encoding response regulator transcription factor — MPHLLIVDDDRHIRELVVHFMAKEGFGTSEAASGSEALARLEERPADLVILDLMMPGMDGWELCRRLREDSRELPLLMLTAKGETVHKVKGFELGTDDYVVKPFDPPELVARVKALLKRSRIASSRQVKAGTVALDRETYTCRIGGREDTLPRKEFELLFLLASYPGRTLPREQLLEQIWGYDYEGDERTLDTHIKRLRDRLADGSGVEIRTIRGLGYRLEERP, encoded by the coding sequence ATGCCCCATCTGCTCATCGTCGACGACGACCGCCATATCCGCGAGCTCGTCGTTCATTTCATGGCCAAGGAAGGCTTCGGCACGTCGGAGGCGGCCAGCGGGTCGGAAGCGCTGGCGCGGCTGGAGGAGCGTCCGGCCGATCTGGTCATCCTCGACCTGATGATGCCGGGCATGGACGGCTGGGAGCTGTGCCGGCGGCTGCGCGAGGACAGCCGGGAGCTGCCGCTGCTCATGCTGACCGCCAAGGGCGAGACCGTGCACAAGGTCAAAGGCTTCGAGCTCGGCACCGACGATTATGTCGTCAAGCCGTTCGACCCGCCGGAGCTCGTCGCCCGCGTCAAGGCGCTGCTCAAGCGCAGCCGGATCGCCTCGTCGAGGCAGGTCAAGGCCGGGACCGTCGCGCTCGACCGCGAGACGTATACATGCCGGATCGGCGGCCGGGAGGACACGCTGCCCCGCAAGGAGTTCGAGCTGCTGTTCCTGCTCGCCAGCTATCCGGGCCGCACGCTGCCCCGGGAGCAGCTGCTGGAGCAGATATGGGGCTACGACTACGAAGGCGACGAGCGCACGCTCGACACGCATATCAAGCGGCTGCGCGACCGGCTGGCGGACGGCTCGGGCGTCGAGATCCGCACGATCCGCGGCCTCGGCTACCGGCTGGAGGAGCGGCCGTGA
- a CDS encoding LacI family DNA-binding transcriptional regulator, protein MQQIADRLHVSKYTVSQALAGKGGVSEATRQRVMETARAMGYEAPSARAALGANGFDPAHARPAAQGQAEADGRYVVVWMSRIHQEEPMYWQRVLGGIQEACREHGWGAVVLAPFDDGQAADILPPYLDRTRCVGGLAVGAFPLKQLAAMKRIGVPVVLVDHQEPFSGLDSVANDNIAAARMISGLLLDKGCRSFVFVGSDRFSVSFRERWLGCRSALEQTFAQRKDGELRRWTIPYSREWIEALQARVARIRAEELPDAFICANDDIAAELLKLLQQRGIDVPGRCRVAGIDNIEGSAWTRPPLTTMDLGKEQLGQRAVEALERRSARPAAPVERVGLVPELVLRAST, encoded by the coding sequence ATGCAGCAGATCGCTGACCGGCTGCACGTATCCAAATATACGGTATCCCAAGCGCTCGCCGGCAAGGGGGGCGTCAGCGAGGCGACCCGCCAGCGGGTCATGGAAACCGCCCGCGCGATGGGCTACGAGGCGCCTTCCGCGCGAGCCGCGCTCGGGGCGAACGGCTTCGATCCGGCGCACGCCCGCCCGGCCGCCCAAGGCCAGGCCGAGGCCGACGGCCGCTACGTCGTCGTCTGGATGTCCCGCATCCATCAAGAGGAGCCGATGTACTGGCAGCGCGTGCTCGGCGGCATCCAGGAGGCTTGCCGCGAGCATGGCTGGGGCGCCGTCGTGCTCGCGCCGTTTGACGACGGCCAGGCGGCCGACATCCTGCCGCCGTATCTCGACCGGACGCGCTGCGTCGGCGGGCTCGCGGTCGGCGCGTTTCCGCTCAAGCAGCTTGCCGCTATGAAACGCATCGGCGTCCCCGTCGTGCTCGTCGACCACCAGGAGCCGTTTTCGGGACTCGACAGCGTGGCCAACGACAACATCGCCGCGGCGCGCATGATCAGCGGGCTGCTGCTCGACAAAGGCTGCCGCAGCTTCGTGTTCGTCGGCAGCGACCGCTTCTCGGTGAGCTTTCGCGAGCGCTGGCTCGGCTGCCGCTCGGCGCTGGAGCAGACGTTCGCCCAGCGCAAGGACGGCGAGCTGCGCCGCTGGACGATCCCGTACTCGCGCGAATGGATCGAGGCGCTGCAGGCGCGCGTCGCGCGCATCCGCGCGGAGGAGCTGCCCGACGCGTTCATCTGCGCCAACGACGACATCGCCGCCGAGCTGCTCAAGCTGCTGCAGCAGCGGGGCATCGACGTCCCGGGCCGCTGCCGCGTCGCCGGCATCGACAATATCGAAGGCTCCGCGTGGACGCGGCCGCCGCTGACGACGATGGATCTCGGCAAGGAGCAGCTCGGCCAGCGCGCCGTCGAGGCGCTCGAGCGCCGCAGCGCGCGGCCGGCCGCCCCGGTCGAGCGCGTCGGACTCGTGCCGGAGCTCGTCCTGCGCGCGAGCACGTGA
- the racE gene encoding glutamate racemase — MQRPIAILDSGVGGLTVVREVMRQLPREKVIYFGDTARTPYGPRPAEEVVRFTDEIVTYLMQFKPKMIIIACNTATAVALEHIRSRVDIPVVGVINPGSRAAIKSTKSGIVGIIGTIGTVRSQAYEEALKRLNPNIHVASLACPLFVPLVEQGNFRSEQTFETIRSSLEPLKEIPLDTLILGCTHYPFLADTIGEVMGPGVKLISSDSETAREMSAILQETGKLAAQPELPVHQFFCSGDPRLFKRIAQQWLGEQIELTPVVWQIPQIG; from the coding sequence GTGCAAAGACCGATAGCCATCCTGGATTCCGGAGTGGGGGGCCTGACTGTCGTGCGCGAGGTGATGCGGCAGCTGCCCCGCGAGAAGGTCATCTACTTCGGAGATACCGCACGGACGCCCTATGGACCGAGACCTGCGGAAGAAGTGGTCCGGTTCACGGATGAAATCGTAACCTATCTGATGCAGTTCAAGCCTAAAATGATCATCATCGCCTGCAACACGGCGACAGCGGTCGCGCTGGAGCATATCCGCAGCCGCGTCGACATCCCGGTCGTAGGCGTCATCAATCCCGGCTCGCGCGCGGCGATCAAAAGCACCAAATCCGGCATCGTCGGCATCATCGGCACGATCGGCACGGTGCGCAGCCAGGCGTACGAGGAGGCGCTGAAGCGCCTCAACCCGAACATCCATGTGGCCAGCCTGGCTTGCCCGCTGTTCGTGCCGCTCGTCGAGCAGGGCAACTTCCGTTCCGAGCAGACGTTCGAGACGATCCGCAGCTCGCTGGAGCCGCTCAAGGAAATTCCGCTCGATACGCTCATCCTCGGCTGCACCCACTATCCGTTCCTTGCCGACACGATCGGCGAGGTGATGGGGCCGGGCGTGAAGCTCATCAGCTCCGACAGCGAGACGGCGCGGGAGATGAGCGCGATCCTGCAGGAGACCGGCAAGCTGGCCGCGCAGCCGGAGCTGCCGGTGCATCAGTTCTTTTGCAGCGGCGATCCCCGCCTGTTCAAGCGCATCGCCCAGCAGTGGCTCGGCGAGCAGATCGAGCTGACGCCGGTCGTCTGGCAGATTCCGCAGATCGGCTAA
- the melA gene encoding alpha-glucosidase/alpha-galactosidase — translation MKAKITFLGAGSTVFVRNVLGDAMLTPALQEFELALFDIDKQRVKESEQLLRAIKRTSGSRCDIKVYADRKEALRGAKYVINAIQVGGYEPCTVTDFEIPKKYGLRQTIADTIGIGGLFRSLRTIPVLDGFAADIREVCPDALFLNYTNPMAVLTNYMNTYGGVRTVGLCHSVQVCVPHLFRDLGLDPAGVHTRIAGINHMAWLLEATRDGEDLYPEIKRRAAEKQKEKHHDMVRYELMLKFGHYVTESSEHNAEYHPYFIKSRYPELVEKLNIPLDEYPRRCVEQIANWNRQRDELLGSAGLEHERSHEYASYIMEAIETDVPFKIGGNVMNTHGLIPNLPREACVEVPCLVDRGGIQPLQVEALPPQLAALNRTNINTQLLTLEAAVTRKREHIYHAALLDPHTSAELSMDDIVSLCDDLIEAHGEWLPEYR, via the coding sequence ATGAAAGCGAAGATTACGTTTTTAGGCGCGGGCAGCACGGTGTTCGTCCGCAACGTGCTGGGCGACGCGATGCTGACGCCGGCGCTGCAGGAGTTCGAGCTGGCGCTGTTCGATATCGACAAGCAGCGGGTGAAGGAGTCGGAGCAGCTGCTCCGCGCGATCAAGCGGACGAGCGGCAGCCGCTGCGACATCAAGGTGTACGCGGACCGGAAGGAAGCGCTTCGCGGCGCGAAGTACGTCATCAACGCCATTCAAGTCGGCGGATACGAGCCCTGCACGGTGACCGACTTCGAGATTCCGAAGAAATACGGTCTGCGCCAGACGATCGCCGATACGATCGGCATCGGCGGCCTTTTCCGCAGCCTGCGGACGATTCCGGTGCTGGACGGCTTCGCCGCCGATATCCGCGAGGTGTGTCCGGACGCGCTCTTTCTCAACTATACGAATCCGATGGCCGTCCTGACGAACTACATGAATACGTACGGCGGCGTGCGGACGGTCGGGCTCTGCCATAGCGTGCAGGTATGCGTGCCGCATCTGTTCCGGGACCTCGGCCTCGATCCGGCCGGCGTCCATACGCGCATCGCCGGCATCAACCATATGGCCTGGCTGCTGGAGGCGACCCGGGACGGAGAGGATCTGTATCCGGAGATCAAGCGCCGCGCGGCCGAGAAGCAGAAGGAGAAGCACCACGACATGGTCCGCTACGAGCTGATGCTGAAATTCGGGCATTATGTGACCGAATCGTCGGAGCACAATGCGGAATACCATCCCTACTTCATCAAGAGCCGCTACCCCGAGCTCGTCGAAAAGCTCAACATCCCGCTCGACGAATACCCGCGCCGCTGCGTGGAGCAGATCGCGAACTGGAACCGCCAGCGCGACGAGCTGCTCGGAAGCGCCGGGCTCGAGCACGAGCGCTCGCATGAATACGCCTCCTACATCATGGAGGCGATCGAGACGGACGTGCCGTTCAAGATCGGCGGCAACGTCATGAACACGCACGGCCTCATCCCGAACCTGCCGCGGGAAGCATGCGTCGAGGTGCCTTGCCTCGTCGACCGCGGCGGCATCCAGCCGCTGCAGGTCGAGGCGCTTCCGCCGCAGCTCGCCGCGCTCAACCGGACGAACATCAATACGCAGCTGCTGACGCTCGAGGCGGCCGTCACCCGCAAGCGCGAGCATATCTACCATGCGGCACTGCTTGACCCGCATACGTCGGCGGAGCTGTCGATGGACGACATCGTCTCGCTGTGCGATGATCTGATCGAGGCGCATGGAGAGTGGCTGCCGGAGTACCGCTGA
- a CDS encoding sensor histidine kinase, whose protein sequence is MATVVLWMAVCWTGSFYAVEHSGWTPAPLVGYLAATSGGFLLFGLSMAIVGRFIQRHNIELFKAIFDALSRISRGDFSVQVALPRPYDEYDEFSRLVQGINDMAADLGRMETMRQDFISNVSHEIQSPLTSIRGFARALQDEQLPPEQRRRYLAIIEEESERLSRLSDHMLRLASLDSEHHPFRPARMRLDGQLRAAALTLEPLWSAKEQELEVQADPLEIEADEDLLRQVWTNLIHNAVKFSPERERISISLVRDGDEAVAEVANTGAPIPRESLPHLFERFYKVDKSRTREGGGSGLGLAISRKIVELHGGSIAASSDEEAGTALTVRLPLRQPPQGASGVPDGHPPA, encoded by the coding sequence ATGGCGACGGTCGTATTGTGGATGGCGGTCTGCTGGACCGGCTCGTTCTATGCGGTGGAGCATTCCGGCTGGACGCCGGCGCCGCTGGTCGGCTATCTGGCTGCGACGTCGGGCGGATTCCTGCTGTTCGGCTTGTCGATGGCGATCGTCGGCCGCTTCATCCAGCGGCACAACATCGAGCTGTTCAAAGCGATCTTCGATGCGCTCAGCCGAATCTCGCGCGGCGACTTCTCCGTCCAGGTGGCGCTTCCCCGTCCATATGACGAGTACGACGAGTTCAGCCGCCTCGTCCAGGGCATCAACGACATGGCGGCCGATCTCGGCCGGATGGAGACGATGCGGCAGGACTTCATCTCGAACGTCTCGCATGAGATCCAGTCGCCGCTCACCTCGATCCGCGGCTTCGCCCGCGCGCTGCAGGACGAGCAGCTGCCGCCGGAGCAGCGCCGGCGCTATCTGGCCATTATCGAGGAGGAAAGCGAGCGCCTCTCGCGGCTGTCGGACCACATGCTGCGCCTCGCTTCGCTCGACTCCGAGCATCATCCGTTCCGCCCGGCGCGCATGCGCCTCGACGGCCAGCTGCGTGCGGCCGCGCTGACGCTCGAGCCGCTCTGGAGCGCCAAGGAGCAGGAGCTGGAGGTGCAGGCCGATCCGCTCGAGATCGAAGCGGACGAAGACCTGCTGCGCCAGGTGTGGACGAATCTGATCCACAACGCGGTCAAGTTCTCGCCGGAGCGGGAGCGCATCTCGATCTCGCTCGTCCGCGACGGCGACGAAGCCGTGGCGGAGGTGGCGAATACGGGCGCGCCGATTCCGCGCGAGAGCTTGCCGCATCTGTTCGAGCGCTTCTACAAGGTCGACAAGTCGCGCACCCGCGAAGGCGGAGGAAGCGGCCTCGGGCTCGCGATCAGCCGCAAGATCGTGGAGCTGCACGGCGGCTCGATCGCGGCGAGCAGCGACGAGGAGGCCGGCACCGCGCTGACGGTGCGGCTGCCGCTCCGGCAGCCGCCGCAGGGCGCATCGGGCGTGCCGGACGGGCATCCGCCAGCTTGA
- a CDS encoding O-methyltransferase, with product MKERLLGPEEMERYIEELFPPDPDLRRVLEGIRERGMPEISVPTGYGRLLTLLVAMSGARQVLEIGALGGYSGICLARGLGPQGRLTSLELLPEYAELAAAQLEAAGFGGRTEYRVGDAGRSLEALKAEGRRFGFFFIDADKGGYPRYLDAAIELAEPGAVIVADNTLLRGRVADPARTGPSVLAMREFNRRLAEDPRLAGTLLPAYDGLAVMRVIG from the coding sequence ATGAAGGAACGTTTGCTTGGACCTGAAGAGATGGAGCGCTACATCGAGGAGCTGTTTCCGCCCGATCCCGATCTGCGGCGGGTGCTGGAGGGCATCCGCGAGCGCGGCATGCCGGAAATTTCCGTGCCGACCGGCTACGGCCGGCTGCTGACGCTGCTCGTCGCGATGAGCGGCGCCCGGCAGGTGCTGGAGATCGGCGCCCTCGGCGGCTACAGCGGCATCTGCCTGGCGCGCGGGCTTGGCCCGCAAGGAAGGCTGACGTCGCTGGAGCTACTCCCGGAGTACGCGGAGCTGGCGGCCGCGCAGCTGGAGGCGGCCGGATTCGGCGGGCGCACGGAGTACCGGGTCGGAGACGCGGGACGCAGCCTCGAGGCGCTCAAGGCGGAAGGACGGCGCTTCGGCTTTTTCTTCATCGATGCGGACAAAGGCGGCTACCCGCGCTATCTGGACGCCGCGATCGAGCTGGCGGAGCCGGGCGCGGTCATCGTCGCCGACAATACGCTGCTGCGCGGCCGCGTCGCCGATCCGGCGCGCACCGGCCCGTCCGTGCTCGCGATGCGGGAGTTCAACCGGCGTCTCGCCGAGGACCCTCGGCTCGCGGGAACGCTGCTGCCCGCCTATGACGGGCTGGCCGTCATGCGCGTGATCGGCTGA